In one window of Prevotella sp. E13-17 DNA:
- a CDS encoding 2-isopropylmalate synthase — MSDRLFIFDTTLRDGEQVPGCQLNTIEKIQVAKALEQLGVDVIEAGFPISSPGDFNSVIEISKAVTWPTICALTRAVKKDIDVAADALKFAKHKRIHTGIGTSDCHIKYKFNSTREEIIERAVAAVTYAKRYVEDVEFYAEDAGRTDNEYLARVVEAVIKAGATVVNIPDTTGYCLPEEFGAKIKYLMEHVDGIDKAIISTHCHNDLGMATANTLSGVLNGARQVEVTINGIGERAGNTSLEEIAMILKCHKGINIDTNINTQKIFPTSRLVSSLMNMPVQPNKAIVGRNAFAHSSGIHQDGVLKNVQTYEIIDPKDVGIDDNSIVLTARSGRAALKHRLHVNGVELSEEKLDKVYEKFLQLADQKKEVTDADVLMLAGADTADQHAVKLDFLQVTTGKGVKSVASIGLDISGQKFEAASSGNGPVDAAIKALKRIVMKQMTLKEFTIQAISKGSDDVGKVHMQVEYEGQLYYGFGANTDIVTASVEAYIDCINKFKKSE; from the coding sequence ATGAGCGACAGATTGTTTATATTCGATACAACGCTCCGTGATGGAGAGCAAGTTCCTGGTTGTCAGTTGAATACAATTGAGAAAATCCAGGTAGCTAAAGCTCTTGAACAATTAGGAGTAGATGTAATTGAAGCAGGATTCCCTATTAGTTCGCCAGGTGACTTCAACTCAGTCATTGAGATTTCAAAGGCAGTCACCTGGCCTACTATTTGTGCACTGACCAGAGCAGTAAAAAAAGATATTGATGTAGCTGCCGATGCTCTGAAGTTTGCCAAACATAAGCGAATACATACGGGCATCGGTACGAGTGACTGTCATATTAAATATAAATTCAACTCCACGCGTGAAGAGATTATAGAGCGTGCAGTGGCTGCTGTTACATATGCTAAGCGGTATGTGGAGGACGTAGAGTTCTATGCCGAAGATGCTGGTAGAACGGACAATGAGTATTTGGCACGTGTTGTCGAAGCAGTTATTAAGGCAGGGGCTACAGTGGTTAATATCCCTGATACTACGGGCTATTGCCTGCCTGAAGAGTTTGGCGCCAAGATCAAATACCTGATGGAGCATGTGGATGGCATTGACAAGGCTATCATTTCTACACATTGTCATAACGATTTGGGGATGGCTACGGCCAATACCCTGAGTGGTGTGCTCAATGGTGCGCGTCAGGTAGAGGTCACTATCAACGGTATTGGCGAGCGTGCTGGCAATACCTCTTTGGAGGAAATCGCCATGATACTTAAGTGCCATAAGGGCATTAACATTGACACCAACATAAATACACAAAAAATATTCCCAACATCACGTTTGGTATCCAGTCTTATGAATATGCCTGTTCAACCCAACAAGGCCATCGTAGGACGCAATGCCTTTGCACACAGCAGCGGTATCCACCAGGACGGCGTTTTGAAGAACGTGCAGACCTACGAGATTATTGATCCGAAGGACGTAGGAATCGATGATAACAGCATCGTGCTTACTGCACGTTCTGGACGAGCTGCTTTGAAGCATAGACTTCATGTGAACGGAGTGGAACTCTCGGAAGAGAAGCTCGATAAGGTCTATGAGAAGTTCCTGCAGCTGGCCGATCAAAAGAAGGAGGTTACTGATGCTGACGTGCTGATGCTTGCTGGTGCAGACACGGCAGATCAGCATGCTGTCAAGCTCGACTTCTTGCAGGTCACTACCGGCAAGGGTGTAAAGAGTGTGGCGTCTATTGGCCTAGACATCAGTGGTCAGAAGTTTGAGGCAGCTTCGTCAGGTAATGGTCCTGTGGATGCTGCTATCAAGGCGCTGAAACGTATAGTGATGAAGCAGATGACGCTGAAAGAGTTTACTATTCAAGCCATATCCAAGGGCTCTGATGATGTCGGAAAAGTACATATGCAAGTGGAGTATGAAGGGCAGTTGTACTATGGATTTGGTGCCAATACCGATATTGTCACAGCTTCTGTTGAGGCATATATTGACTGTATCAATAAATTTAAGAAGAGCGAATGA
- the carB gene encoding carbamoyl-phosphate synthase (glutamine-hydrolyzing) large subunit yields MKDNQIKKVLLLGSGALKIGEAGEFDYSGSQALKALREEGIKTVLINPNIATVQTSEGVADEVYFLPVQPYFVERVIEKERPDGILLAFGGQTALNCGVELYQSGVLEKYNVKVLGTPVQAIMDTEDRELFVKKLDEIGVKTIKSEACSDIESARQAAKALGYPVILRAAYALGGLGSGFCDNEEELDKLAEKAFAFSPQVLVEKSLKGWKEIEYEVVRDRYDNCITVCNMENFDPLGIHTGESIVIAPSQTLTNSEYHKLRALAIKIIRHIGIVGECNVQYAFDPQSEDYRVIEVNARLSRSSALASKATGYPLAFVAAKLGMGYGLFELKNSVTKTTSAFFEPALDYVVCKIPRWDLSKFHGVDKELGSSMKSVGEVMAIGRNFEEAIQKGLRMIGQGMHGFVENKELKISDIDAALREPTDKRIFVISKAMHQPEYTIDRIHELTKIDKWFLEKLKHIIDIDEQLKNQNINTIDEELLRSAKVYGFTDFQIARAMGLEQEFPNMHKALMVVRNRRKQLGIVPVVKQIDTLAAEYPAQTNYLYVTYSGVTSDIQYENDRKSIIVLGSGAYRIGSSVEFDWCGVQALNTIRKEGWRSVMINYNPETVSTDYDMCDRLYFDELTFERVLDIIDMEQPYGVIVSTGGQIPNNLAVYLDEAGVRILGTQAQDIDGAEDRAKFSQMLNELGVNQPEWSALTSMEDIDRFVDRVGFPVLVRPSYVLSGAAMNVCSNRDELERFLQLAANVSEDHPVVVSKFIEHAKEIEMDAVAKDGEILAYAISEHIEFAGVHSGDATIQFPPQKLYVETVRRIKRISRQIAKALHINGPFNIQYMARENDILVIECNLRASRSFPFVSKVLKMNFIELATKVMLGLPVEKPSKNLFDLDYVGIKASQFSFNRLQKADPVLGVDMASTGEVGCIGDNTNTALLKAMLSVGHRIPKKTVLLSTGGAKQKAEMLDAARMLVNNGYEIYATDGTSKYLSDNGIANTLVHWPSDVAQPQALDLLHEHKIDMVVNIPKDLTSHELTNGYKIRRTAIDLNVPLITNARLAAAFISAFCTVPVDKIGIKAWSEYK; encoded by the coding sequence ATGAAAGACAACCAAATAAAGAAAGTTCTGCTGCTCGGTAGCGGCGCATTGAAAATCGGCGAAGCCGGAGAGTTCGATTACAGTGGTTCGCAGGCCTTGAAGGCACTTCGTGAAGAAGGTATTAAGACCGTGCTGATAAATCCCAATATTGCTACCGTACAAACATCTGAAGGCGTAGCTGATGAGGTGTACTTCCTGCCTGTTCAGCCTTATTTCGTAGAGCGCGTGATAGAGAAAGAACGTCCCGATGGCATTTTGTTGGCCTTTGGCGGACAGACAGCTCTGAACTGTGGTGTGGAGCTATATCAAAGTGGTGTCCTGGAGAAATATAATGTCAAGGTGCTGGGCACCCCTGTGCAGGCCATCATGGATACCGAGGACCGTGAGCTCTTCGTGAAGAAACTTGATGAGATTGGTGTGAAGACCATTAAGAGTGAAGCATGTTCGGATATTGAAAGCGCTCGTCAGGCAGCTAAGGCCCTGGGCTATCCGGTTATCCTCCGTGCAGCCTATGCTCTTGGCGGACTTGGTTCTGGTTTCTGCGATAACGAGGAGGAATTGGACAAACTGGCAGAGAAAGCCTTCGCCTTCTCGCCACAGGTGTTGGTAGAGAAATCTCTGAAAGGATGGAAGGAGATTGAGTATGAGGTGGTGCGCGACCGTTATGACAACTGTATCACGGTATGCAACATGGAGAACTTTGACCCTCTGGGCATTCACACAGGTGAGTCTATCGTCATCGCTCCCTCTCAAACGCTTACCAACTCTGAGTATCACAAGCTGCGTGCGCTTGCCATCAAAATCATACGCCATATAGGTATCGTTGGAGAGTGTAATGTGCAGTATGCTTTTGACCCACAGTCAGAGGATTATCGTGTCATTGAGGTTAATGCTCGCCTGAGCCGTTCTTCAGCATTGGCATCTAAGGCCACCGGCTATCCTTTAGCATTCGTTGCTGCCAAGTTGGGTATGGGCTATGGCCTGTTTGAGTTGAAGAACTCGGTGACAAAGACCACATCGGCTTTCTTCGAGCCTGCGCTCGACTATGTCGTCTGCAAGATTCCTCGTTGGGACCTGTCTAAGTTCCACGGTGTGGACAAGGAACTCGGCTCTTCCATGAAGTCTGTAGGCGAGGTGATGGCCATCGGTCGCAATTTTGAAGAGGCCATCCAGAAAGGACTTCGCATGATAGGTCAGGGCATGCATGGATTCGTAGAGAACAAAGAACTGAAGATTAGCGATATTGATGCTGCGCTACGCGAACCAACAGACAAGCGCATCTTCGTGATCTCTAAAGCCATGCATCAGCCAGAATACACCATCGATCGTATTCATGAGCTGACCAAGATTGATAAGTGGTTCCTTGAGAAGCTGAAGCATATCATTGACATTGACGAACAACTGAAGAATCAGAATATTAATACCATAGACGAAGAACTGCTTCGGAGCGCTAAGGTCTATGGCTTTACCGACTTCCAGATAGCACGCGCCATGGGACTGGAACAGGAGTTCCCCAACATGCACAAAGCGTTGATGGTGGTTCGTAACCGTCGTAAGCAACTGGGTATTGTGCCTGTCGTCAAGCAAATCGACACGTTGGCAGCAGAATATCCTGCACAGACCAACTATCTCTATGTGACCTACTCAGGTGTTACCAGCGATATTCAGTACGAGAACGATAGAAAGAGCATCATTGTGCTCGGTTCGGGTGCTTATCGCATCGGCTCTTCCGTTGAGTTCGACTGGTGTGGCGTTCAGGCACTGAACACCATTCGCAAAGAGGGATGGCGTTCGGTGATGATCAATTACAACCCGGAAACAGTATCTACTGACTATGACATGTGCGATCGTCTTTACTTCGATGAGCTCACGTTCGAGCGTGTGCTTGATATCATAGATATGGAGCAACCTTATGGCGTCATCGTATCAACCGGTGGTCAGATTCCAAACAATCTCGCTGTATATCTGGACGAGGCTGGGGTACGTATTCTCGGTACGCAGGCACAGGACATCGATGGAGCCGAGGACCGCGCTAAGTTCTCGCAGATGTTGAACGAATTGGGTGTCAACCAGCCAGAGTGGAGCGCTTTGACTTCTATGGAAGACATTGACCGCTTTGTGGACAGGGTAGGGTTCCCGGTGTTAGTGCGACCATCGTATGTGTTGAGTGGCGCAGCTATGAACGTATGTTCAAATCGCGACGAACTTGAACGCTTCTTGCAGTTGGCTGCCAACGTGTCTGAGGATCACCCCGTGGTAGTGTCAAAGTTCATCGAGCATGCCAAAGAAATCGAGATGGATGCAGTAGCGAAGGATGGTGAGATACTGGCTTACGCCATTAGTGAACATATTGAATTTGCCGGTGTGCATAGTGGTGACGCCACCATTCAGTTCCCACCGCAGAAACTATATGTGGAGACGGTGCGTCGCATTAAGCGCATCTCGCGTCAGATTGCTAAGGCACTGCACATCAATGGTCCGTTCAACATTCAGTATATGGCACGTGAGAACGACATCTTGGTCATCGAGTGTAACCTGCGTGCCAGCCGCAGTTTCCCATTTGTGTCTAAGGTTCTAAAGATGAATTTCATCGAATTGGCCACAAAGGTCATGCTCGGCTTGCCTGTTGAGAAACCATCGAAGAACCTGTTTGATCTTGATTACGTTGGTATCAAAGCGAGCCAGTTCTCGTTTAACCGTCTGCAGAAGGCCGACCCCGTACTCGGTGTAGATATGGCTTCTACGGGTGAAGTCGGATGTATCGGTGACAATACCAACACGGCGCTTCTGAAAGCAATGCTCTCTGTCGGGCATCGCATACCTAAGAAGACCGTACTACTTTCTACAGGTGGTGCTAAGCAAAAGGCTGAGATGCTCGATGCTGCCAGAATGCTTGTCAACAATGGCTATGAAATATATGCCACAGATGGTACCTCAAAGTACCTTTCGGACAATGGCATCGCAAACACCTTGGTACATTGGCCATCGGATGTAGCTCAGCCTCAGGCCCTCGACCTGCTGCATGAGCACAAGATAGATATGGTGGTCAATATTCCGAAAGATCTGACCAGCCACGAGTTGACTAATGGCTATAAGATTCGTCGTACCGCTATCGACCTGAATGTGCCACTGATTACCAATGCTCGTCTTGCTGCAGCATTTATCTCTGCTTTCTGTACAGTACCTGTAGATAAAATTGGTATCAAAGCTTGGAGCGAATACAAATAA
- the carA gene encoding glutamine-hydrolyzing carbamoyl-phosphate synthase small subunit, with the protein MKDVTLVLDDGTQFKGKSFGYESPVAGEVVFNTAMMGYPESLTDPSYAGQMMVLTFPLVGNYGVPRFSIEKSGLATFMESDRIYATALIVSDYSEQYSHWNACESLGDWLKREKVPGVTGIDTRALTKVLREHGVMMGRLVFDGMPDAVETEDYATVNWVERVSCKDMIRYNEGAGKKVVLVDCGVKHNIIRCLINRGVEFIRVPWNYDYTNMEFDGLFLANGPGDPDMCVDAVNVLKKQMSESRKPICGICMGNQLLAKAGGATIYKLKYGHRSHNQPVREVGTNRCYVTSQNHGYAVDASTLGNDWRELFVNMNDGSNEGIRHMTNPWFSSQFHPEACSGPVDTEFMFDRFIETL; encoded by the coding sequence ATGAAAGACGTTACACTAGTCCTTGACGACGGGACGCAATTTAAAGGAAAGTCGTTCGGTTACGAATCGCCTGTAGCAGGTGAGGTAGTGTTTAACACTGCAATGATGGGTTATCCGGAATCATTGACAGATCCCAGTTATGCCGGTCAGATGATGGTGCTCACTTTTCCGCTGGTGGGCAACTATGGTGTGCCCCGTTTCAGCATAGAGAAGAGTGGTCTGGCCACTTTTATGGAGAGTGATCGTATCTATGCCACTGCACTCATCGTGAGTGACTATTCTGAGCAGTACTCACATTGGAATGCCTGCGAGTCGCTGGGCGACTGGCTGAAACGTGAGAAGGTGCCAGGTGTCACCGGCATTGATACACGTGCACTTACCAAGGTGCTACGAGAACATGGTGTTATGATGGGACGTCTGGTTTTTGACGGAATGCCCGATGCAGTAGAAACTGAAGACTATGCCACAGTCAACTGGGTTGAGCGCGTGTCGTGTAAAGACATGATTCGCTACAACGAGGGTGCTGGCAAGAAAGTAGTCTTGGTGGACTGCGGCGTGAAACACAACATTATCCGTTGCTTGATAAATCGTGGCGTTGAGTTCATCCGAGTGCCATGGAACTACGACTATACCAATATGGAGTTCGACGGCTTGTTTCTGGCTAATGGTCCTGGTGATCCAGACATGTGTGTGGATGCTGTCAATGTCCTGAAGAAGCAAATGTCAGAAAGCCGCAAACCAATCTGTGGTATATGCATGGGTAATCAATTGTTGGCCAAAGCAGGAGGCGCCACCATCTATAAGTTGAAGTATGGTCATCGTTCCCATAATCAACCCGTGCGCGAGGTAGGAACTAACCGTTGTTATGTCACATCGCAGAATCATGGCTATGCCGTTGATGCCAGTACACTGGGCAACGACTGGCGTGAACTATTTGTGAACATGAACGATGGCAGCAACGAGGGAATCCGTCATATGACTAACCCTTGGTTCTCGTCACAGTTCCACCCCGAGGCCTGTTCAGGTCCTGTTGATACCGAATTTATGTTTGATCGTTTTATTGAGACATTATGA
- the glmS gene encoding glutamine--fructose-6-phosphate transaminase (isomerizing) — MCGIVGYLGKREAYPILIKGLRRLEYRGYDSAGVAMITDNGELNVYKSKGKVDNLCEYCVDKNVSGTVGIAHTRWATHGEPSSVNAHPHYSESHNLAIIHNGIIENYAELKAKLISKGVTFVSDTDTEVLVQLIEYVKEHKKLDLLTAVQVSLYQVIGAYAIAVLDKNTPNQIIAARKQSPLVVGIGEDEFFLGSDASPIVEYTQKVVYLEDGNIAVIRRGEDLHVVSILGEEQELNVKKVDLDLGQIEKGGFPHFMLKEIFEQPDCLTNCMRGRINVEGTHVTLSALIDYRRQLLSAKRVVIVACGTSWHAGLIGKQIIENLCRIPVEVEYASEFRYRNPVVGKDDVVIAISQSGETADTLAAVQLAKEKGAFIYGVCNAIGSSIPRATDTGTYIHVGPEIGVASTKAFTGQVTVLTMMALAMGEAKGTICRKEYLEIVKGLSEIPEKIREVLKTNDKVADLARTFTYAHNFLYLGRGYSYPVALEGALKLKEISYIHAEGYPAAEMKHGPIALIDSDMPVVVIATHNAMYEKVLSNIQEIKARQGRVIALVSSGDDTISKIADEVIELPDVLECLEPLVATVPLQLLAYHVAVCKGKNVDQPRNLAKSVTVE, encoded by the coding sequence ATGTGTGGAATCGTAGGATATCTGGGAAAACGCGAGGCATACCCTATACTTATTAAGGGGTTGCGTCGCTTAGAGTATCGTGGTTATGACTCTGCAGGCGTGGCAATGATTACCGACAATGGCGAACTTAATGTTTATAAGTCAAAAGGAAAGGTCGATAATCTTTGCGAATATTGTGTTGATAAAAATGTGAGTGGCACAGTCGGCATTGCCCACACACGTTGGGCTACGCATGGCGAGCCCTCTTCAGTCAATGCCCATCCACATTATTCCGAGAGCCACAATCTGGCCATCATTCACAATGGCATCATCGAGAACTATGCAGAACTGAAGGCAAAGCTCATTTCGAAGGGCGTCACCTTTGTATCCGATACTGACACCGAGGTTCTGGTACAGTTGATTGAGTATGTCAAAGAGCACAAGAAGTTAGATTTGCTCACTGCTGTCCAGGTGTCACTCTACCAGGTCATCGGTGCATATGCTATTGCTGTGCTTGATAAGAACACCCCCAATCAGATAATTGCTGCACGCAAACAAAGTCCGCTAGTCGTCGGTATTGGTGAAGACGAGTTCTTCTTGGGCTCAGATGCCAGTCCTATTGTCGAATACACTCAAAAGGTTGTCTATCTTGAAGACGGTAATATAGCGGTTATACGTCGTGGCGAAGACTTGCATGTGGTCAGTATTCTTGGTGAAGAGCAAGAACTGAATGTGAAGAAGGTCGATCTCGATCTCGGACAGATTGAGAAGGGCGGTTTTCCACACTTCATGCTGAAGGAAATCTTTGAGCAACCCGATTGTCTGACAAACTGCATGCGTGGACGTATTAATGTCGAAGGCACGCACGTGACACTTTCTGCACTGATTGACTATCGACGCCAGCTTCTCAGTGCAAAACGCGTTGTCATTGTTGCCTGCGGCACCAGTTGGCATGCAGGCCTCATTGGCAAGCAAATCATCGAAAACCTTTGCCGTATTCCTGTAGAAGTAGAGTATGCTTCTGAGTTTAGATACCGAAATCCTGTGGTTGGCAAGGACGATGTCGTCATAGCCATCTCGCAGAGTGGCGAGACAGCCGACACACTGGCTGCCGTACAGTTGGCAAAGGAGAAGGGCGCCTTCATCTATGGTGTCTGCAATGCCATCGGTTCGTCGATACCGCGCGCCACCGACACAGGTACCTATATCCATGTAGGTCCAGAGATTGGTGTCGCTTCAACAAAAGCCTTTACAGGGCAGGTCACCGTGCTCACCATGATGGCACTTGCCATGGGTGAGGCCAAAGGAACGATTTGCCGTAAGGAATATCTGGAAATAGTCAAAGGACTGAGCGAGATACCCGAAAAAATACGTGAGGTTCTGAAAACCAACGACAAGGTAGCCGATTTGGCCCGCACATTCACCTACGCCCATAATTTCCTGTATTTAGGTCGAGGCTATTCATACCCTGTAGCTCTTGAGGGCGCTTTGAAACTGAAAGAGATATCTTATATCCATGCCGAAGGCTATCCTGCGGCTGAGATGAAACATGGGCCAATCGCCCTGATAGACTCCGATATGCCCGTCGTTGTCATTGCCACACACAATGCAATGTACGAAAAGGTGTTGTCAAACATTCAGGAGATAAAAGCCCGTCAGGGGCGTGTGATTGCGCTTGTGTCGAGCGGAGATGATACAATCTCAAAGATTGCCGATGAAGTCATTGAACTTCCCGACGTGCTGGAATGCTTAGAACCGTTGGTAGCTACGGTGCCACTTCAGTTGTTGGCCTATCATGTTGCCGTATGTAAAGGTAAAAATGTTGATCAGCCGAGAAATTTGGCGAAATCAGTTACTGTTGAATAA
- a CDS encoding polysaccharide biosynthesis/export family protein: protein MLVSKKILLLVMTALFVVGCGSQKDVPYFQNSQNVDLSSSQYLYDARIMPKDQLSITVSAIDDEAVVAFNMTIPTPYTVGQRSSYSQAMLQTYLVDNEGNINFPIVGQLHVGGLTKSETERMIAEKIKPYVNSSVNPIVTVRMTGYQISVLGEVARPGTFIVSREKITILEALAQAGDLTIYGQRKNVQLIREDSTGQKSIHTFDLTDANIINSPYFYLQQNDVVYVTPNKVKAQNSSVGSMTSLWFSATSILISLTSLLYNILKK from the coding sequence ATGCTAGTATCTAAGAAAATTCTTCTCCTTGTGATGACAGCGCTCTTTGTTGTCGGTTGTGGTAGTCAGAAGGATGTTCCCTATTTTCAGAATTCTCAGAATGTGGATTTATCCTCTTCGCAATATCTGTATGACGCACGCATCATGCCTAAGGATCAGCTGAGCATCACTGTCAGTGCCATAGATGATGAGGCTGTCGTCGCATTCAATATGACAATCCCTACGCCATATACAGTAGGCCAGCGATCTTCCTATTCACAGGCCATGCTGCAGACCTATCTGGTGGATAATGAAGGAAATATCAATTTTCCTATCGTTGGTCAATTGCATGTAGGCGGTCTGACCAAGTCGGAGACTGAGCGTATGATTGCAGAAAAGATTAAGCCCTATGTCAATTCATCAGTCAATCCAATCGTGACAGTACGTATGACGGGCTATCAAATCTCTGTGCTCGGTGAAGTGGCACGTCCTGGAACATTCATTGTGTCGCGCGAAAAAATCACGATATTGGAAGCTCTTGCACAGGCTGGCGACCTGACTATCTATGGTCAGCGTAAGAACGTGCAACTGATACGTGAAGACTCTACAGGTCAGAAGTCTATCCATACCTTCGACCTGACCGATGCCAACATCATCAACTCACCGTACTTCTATCTTCAGCAGAACGATGTGGTGTACGTGACTCCTAACAAGGTGAAGGCGCAGAACTCAAGCGTTGGTAGCATGACAAGCCTTTGGTTCTCAGCAACGTCTATACTCATCTCGTTGACTTCGTTGTTGTATAACATTCTTAAGAAATAA
- the uxaC gene encoding glucuronate isomerase translates to MKQFNDKDFVLENEVAQDLYHNHAAKMPIIDYHCHLIPEMVAKDHKFKSITELWLGGDHYKWRAMRTNGVDERYCTGKDTTDWEKFEKWAETVPYTFRNPLYHWTHLELKTAFGIEKLLSPKTAREIFEECNDKLQNDPNFTARGLMRHYNVECVCTTDDPVDDLHNHIEYAKVRKEKDPLMIPAWRPDKAMNIEKPEFAKYVEQLGQVADVNISTFADMVDALQKRHDFFAAQGCKLSDHGIEEFYDEEYTDSQIETIFEKALRGQQLSEYEVRQYKNCFLTRMAEMDADADWTQQFHYGAIRDNNTKMYNSLGPDTGFDSIGEFNTARAMSKFLNKLNMEDKLTRTILYTLNPCANEVIATMLGNFQGGEPGKIQFGSGWWFNDQMDGMVRQMNALSVLGLLSRFVGMLTDSRSFLSYPRHEYFRRILCNLLGSDVERGLLPDDRETLARMVEDISYNNARRYFKFY, encoded by the coding sequence ATGAAACAATTCAATGACAAAGACTTTGTGCTGGAGAATGAGGTGGCTCAGGATCTCTATCACAACCACGCTGCCAAGATGCCTATCATTGACTATCACTGTCATTTGATACCCGAGATGGTGGCTAAGGACCATAAGTTTAAAAGCATCACCGAATTGTGGCTCGGCGGCGACCACTATAAGTGGCGTGCCATGCGTACCAACGGCGTCGATGAACGCTATTGCACGGGCAAGGACACCACCGACTGGGAGAAGTTTGAGAAGTGGGCCGAGACCGTACCCTATACGTTTCGCAATCCCCTCTACCACTGGACACACCTCGAGCTGAAGACCGCTTTCGGTATCGAGAAACTGCTGTCGCCCAAGACCGCACGCGAAATCTTCGAAGAGTGCAACGACAAACTCCAAAACGATCCCAACTTCACTGCACGCGGATTGATGCGCCACTACAATGTAGAGTGTGTGTGCACGACAGACGACCCTGTTGATGACCTTCATAACCACATCGAGTATGCCAAGGTGCGCAAAGAGAAAGACCCCTTGATGATACCGGCATGGCGTCCTGATAAGGCTATGAATATCGAAAAGCCCGAGTTCGCTAAGTATGTAGAACAGTTGGGACAGGTGGCCGATGTCAACATCTCAACATTTGCAGATATGGTCGATGCCCTTCAGAAACGCCACGACTTCTTTGCTGCTCAGGGATGCAAACTGAGCGATCATGGCATAGAGGAGTTCTATGACGAGGAGTACACCGACTCACAGATTGAGACCATTTTTGAGAAAGCTCTGCGTGGTCAGCAATTGTCCGAGTACGAAGTCCGTCAGTATAAGAATTGTTTCCTGACGCGCATGGCCGAGATGGATGCTGACGCCGACTGGACCCAGCAGTTCCACTATGGCGCCATTCGCGATAACAATACGAAGATGTATAACAGTCTTGGTCCTGACACGGGCTTCGATTCTATCGGCGAGTTCAACACTGCGCGTGCGATGTCTAAGTTCCTGAACAAGTTGAATATGGAGGATAAGCTCACGCGTACCATATTATATACATTGAACCCCTGTGCCAATGAGGTCATAGCCACTATGCTTGGCAATTTCCAAGGCGGCGAACCCGGAAAGATACAATTCGGTTCTGGCTGGTGGTTCAACGACCAAATGGACGGCATGGTGCGCCAGATGAACGCTCTTTCCGTTTTAGGTCTGTTGAGTCGCTTTGTGGGCATGCTCACCGACTCACGTTCGTTCCTCAGCTATCCCCGTCACGAGTACTTCCGTCGCATCTTGTGCAACCTGTTGGGCAGCGATGTAGAACGCGGTCTGCTACCCGATGATCGCGAAACACTGGCACGCATGGTAGAGGACATCTCCTATAACAATGCTCGTCGCTACTTCAAGTTCTACTAA
- the panB gene encoding 3-methyl-2-oxobutanoate hydroxymethyltransferase, with protein sequence MAGYLVSDERKVTTHRFIEMKQKGEKISMLTSYDFTTAGIVDRAGIDGILIGDSASNVMVGNSTTLPMTVDQMIYHARSVVNAVKRALVVCDMPFGSYQTGVHDGVTNAIRIMKESGCDAVKMEGGVEILDTVKAILDAGIPVMAHLGLTPQSINKFGTYAVRAKEEREAEKLISDAKALAEVGCFGVTLEKVPAALAKQVTDEICVPTIGIGAGNGCDGQILVVADMLGMTQGFSPRFLRRYANLHEVMTDAIGQYVTDVKSGDFPNEKESY encoded by the coding sequence ATGGCAGGATACTTAGTATCAGATGAACGCAAGGTGACGACTCACCGCTTCATCGAAATGAAACAGAAAGGTGAAAAGATTTCGATGCTTACGTCGTATGACTTTACAACAGCAGGCATTGTAGATAGGGCAGGTATTGACGGTATTCTGATTGGCGATTCGGCTTCTAATGTGATGGTGGGCAACTCTACCACGCTGCCTATGACGGTCGATCAGATGATCTATCACGCACGTTCGGTGGTGAATGCTGTAAAGCGTGCCCTTGTGGTTTGCGACATGCCTTTCGGTAGCTATCAGACCGGTGTACACGATGGTGTTACCAATGCTATTCGCATCATGAAGGAGAGCGGATGCGATGCTGTGAAGATGGAAGGTGGTGTAGAAATTCTCGACACCGTCAAGGCTATTCTTGATGCTGGTATCCCCGTGATGGCCCATTTAGGACTGACGCCACAAAGTATCAATAAGTTTGGCACCTATGCTGTTCGTGCTAAGGAAGAACGCGAGGCCGAAAAACTCATCTCTGATGCTAAGGCTTTGGCAGAAGTGGGCTGTTTCGGTGTGACACTCGAAAAGGTACCAGCAGCTCTGGCAAAGCAAGTAACCGACGAGATCTGCGTGCCCACTATCGGTATTGGAGCAGGCAATGGCTGCGATGGCCAGATACTCGTGGTAGCCGATATGTTGGGAATGACACAAGGCTTCTCGCCCCGTTTCTTGCGCCGCTATGCCAATCTTCATGAGGTGATGACCGATGCCATTGGTCAGTATGTCACTGATGTGAAGAGTGGCGACTTCCCCAACGAAAAGGAATCCTATTAA